The uncultured Bacteroides sp. DNA segment CAATATCCGAAGCTTGCCCTTGGGCTCCTCCCATCGGTTGGTGAATCATCACTCGGGAATGCGTAAGTGCAGAACGTTTTTTATCTGCCCCGGCCACCAATAAGACAGCGGCCATAGAGGCAGCCATACCGGTACAGATCGTAGCCACATCACTCGTAATAAATTGCATGGTATCGTAGATGCCAAGCCCTGCAGTGACTGAGCCACCGGGAGAGTTAATATAAATAGAAATGTCTTTCCCCGGATCCACAGAGTCCAGATACAGCAATTGAGCCTGAAGCGTGTTTGCCGTATAATCATCTACTTGTGTACCGAGAAAAATGATACGATCCATCATTAAACGAGAGAACACATCCAGTTGAGTTACATTCAATTGTCTCTCTTCAAGAATATAAGGATTCAAGTATCCTGCTTGCGATTTTATAACATCATCTAGCACCAAACTATTTATTCCTAAGTGCTTGGTTGCGTATTTTCTGAAATCATCCATAAGTTATCCGTATTATATTGTTAGTACAATGTGAATACAAAGAAACAAAAAAGAACACAGAGACACAAAAGGACAGAGTTATAATTAATAAAAAAATCTCTGTGACCTTGTGTCTCTGTATTCTTTGATACCCGATACTTGGATATATTTATTTAAATAGCTGACTGAAATCTTCCAAAGAAACAACTTTGTTTTCCAAAGTCACTTTGTCTTTCAGCGCCACAGAAAGCTTAGTGTCTACCACACGGCTCACCAAACCATCAATGCTTTCTTTCTTCTTCAGCATCTCTTGAGCATAATTATCAAGAAGATCATCAGGAACAGTGAGCATTCCATATTGAGCAAACTGTGCTTTAGTAGCATCTTTTGCCATTTGAAGAACATCATTCTGCTCTACTTTAATATCAAATTCTTTCACTAGTTGCTCTTTAGCCAAATGCCAAGTCAATTCCTCGATGCTATTATCGTAGTTTTCATCTACAAAGCTTTCGCCTTTGTCTGGATTGTTCAACAACATAATACGTTTCAGCAAAGCTGTAGGAAATTCGATTTTACCCAACTTTTCAAGTAAGTTCTTACGAACATCGATAAGAAATTTATAATCACTATCAGCAACAAATTGAGCTGCAATGCTTTCCTTTACCTTTGCACGAAATTCTTCTTCAGTTGTAACGACGTCTTTACCCAGGACCTGATCGAAAATTTCCTGATTCAATTCTCCTTCTACGAAACGAGTAATCTCTGCTATCTGGAAGCTGAAATCAGCTTTTATCTTTGCAGCAGCTTCTTTTTCTATTTTCAAAAGTGAAGCTATTTCAGTATCATGCCCGTCATAAGCCGCATTAGGGTTAAAGACCAACACATCATTCACCTTTGCATTCGCAAAGATCGCTTTCTGGGTATCATTCTTTATGTAGGAAGGCATCAACACTGCGCCTTCTACCTGAATGCCAGCTTCTTTTGTGTTACCATTCTCATCAAGTTCGGCGATCAAACCTTTCAACATATCATTCTCCTGATAAACATCAACCTGATCATATCTACCACTACGTTGAGTATATGCTTTCACCTGCTTGTCAACCATTTCAGCCGTCACATCAACAGTGTAATAGTCTACTTTATCTTTAGCAGATACTTCTGCCTTAAATTCAGGAGCCAATGCAATGTCGAACAAAAACTCGAAATCTTCCATTGTATCAAAATCAACCACAGGCTGCTTATCTTCGTTAGGCATCGGTTCGCCAAGAATATTCAATTCATTCTCTTTGATATATCCATAGACCTTTTCTGAAAGCAACTTGTTAACCTCTTCAGCAACAACTGATTTACCATACATTTTCTTCACCAGACTTGCCGGAACCATTCCCTTACGGAACCCGGGCACTTGTGCTTTCTGACGAAAAGACTTCAGCGACTTGTCTACTTGTTCCTGATAGTCGGCTTTCTCAAGCTTTACTGTAAGCAATGCACTTACTTTGTCAATGTTTTGTAATGAAACGTTCATTCTGACAATTATTTATTTGATTTATACTTTGTTCGATACTCAAATTGAGGGTGCAAAATTAGTGCTAATCTTTCAATTATCAAATAAGATTTATGAATTATTTGTATTTCAACCTTTTTGATAGATAACTTCCAATGCTTGAGGGTTTAAGATATGAATCTCTCTATCCTTTACTTCAATCAAATTATCCGACTCAAAACTCTTTAAAACTCGAATTGCGTTCTCTGTGCTAATAGATGCAAATTCGGCTATATCCTTCCGTGACATGAATTCAAATACATTGCTCTCATCCGTCCTAAAAGAATCAAGATACAACAAAGCACGAGCCATCTTTCCATGCATTTGTTTATATAAATGGGTATGCAATAGTGAAAAAAAACTATTCTCTAACTCACTGTATCGGTGTATAAGTTGGAAACTTACGCTCGGATTTTCCTGAATCAACTGCAATAAGTATTCTCTGTCGAATAAACATAACGTAACCGGACCTAAGGCCATGGCTGAATAATTGCTTACTTTATTATTGAATAAGCCCGACAGCGCAATAAAATCCCCCTGCCCCACTATTCGTAGGTTCGTATTCCTTCCCGATATTCCTTCTATGAATTCTTTCACAAAGCCATGGAGAATAAACATAACAGATGGAGCAAAGCTACCTTGTTTATTAATAATATCTCCTTTTTGAAAAGTTATCTGCCGCTTATGAGCTTCCAGTTCACGAAGTTTTTCATCGGAGAGGTTAGCAAAGCAGGTTGCACCAAGTTTTATAACAGGAAAACGCAAAGATAGTTCCGTCTTATTCATAATCGAACTTTTTATAACCATTTACTTAACGATTACAAAAATACGAAATTATCTTGATATCTGAATATTAGCGTCGAAAAACAGGAACCTTACATAATTGCATTCCGTGGTAGCAAATTATATAACGTATTATTCGCACCCACAACATGGGGATGTTGTGATGTGATAAAAGCGCTCTTCAAAAGAGAAGAAACCTACAATCAAAAAGAAGTTATACGATCATTCGTCTTTAATAAATAGATCAAGCAACTTCTCTAAGGGGCAAAACTTAGTTATTGAGGACTGAAACAGGTTAAAACCGACAAACCCGGCTAAGAACAGCCATTCTATGGCTACAAAATAGGCTAGAAGAACACCCGTTAAAACGAGTGTTCCAGCTACGAATCTGATAATCCGTTCTTTCATATTTTACATCATTTTTGAAAACTCTTCTACACTCAACACAAAACCTCTGACAGGAAAAGACGTATTGCAATCTGCATTGCAGCGATTAATGTTTTCCAACGTTTTTAGAGCCGATTCAGGATCAGTAAAGCTGAACAGAACGATAGAATTGGCTTTCCCGTTGTCCGAACCAAACCAACCTACATTGTACCCACGTTTCTTGTATCCTGTGGTATCGCTCACGCTGAAGATGCTTACTCCTGCACTTTCGAGCAATTTAGCTACTTCTTCCTGATATTCTTTGATACTTACTACAACCAATAGTTTCATAACCTTTTCTTATTTAATTGTTTTTCTCAACATTTTGAAATAAAGTAACGGTACAACCCCAAGTGTAAGGATAGTCGATGTGATTGTTCCTCCCATCAACGAGATAGCTAGTCCTTGAAAAAGAGGATCAAACAAAATAACGATGGCGCCCAGTACTACCGTACCTGCAGTAAGAAGAATAGGCAACGTACGCACCGCACCAGCTTCCAGAATAGCTTGTTTGAGCGGAACACCCTCCTTAAGGCGAATATTGATGAAATCAATAAGCAAAACAGAGTTCCTCACCATAACACCCGCCAAGGCAATGAAACCGATCATGGATGTCGCACTGAAATAAGCCCCCATTATCCAATGCCCCAATACTATCCCAATCAAGGAAAGCGGTATGGCAGCAAGCATCACGATAGGTACAAGGAAGTTTTGAAACCAGCCCACAATAAGCAAATAAATAATCAATATTGCTATGGCAAAGGCTATGCCGAGATCACGGAACACCTCGTAAGTGATTTGCCACTCACCATCCCATTTCATCGAATAGTTATCTTCATTTTCAGGTTGCGAATTACTCAGTACGCTAAGATCATAACCCTCAGGCAGTTTCACCTCTTTGAGCTTCTTGTTCACATCCATCATTGCATACACAGGGCTTTCTAATGCTCCCG contains these protein-coding regions:
- the clpP gene encoding ATP-dependent Clp endopeptidase proteolytic subunit ClpP, with product MDDFRKYATKHLGINSLVLDDVIKSQAGYLNPYILEERQLNVTQLDVFSRLMMDRIIFLGTQVDDYTANTLQAQLLYLDSVDPGKDISIYINSPGGSVTAGLGIYDTMQFITSDVATICTGMAASMAAVLLVAGADKKRSALTHSRVMIHQPMGGAQGQASDIEITAREIMKLKKELYTIIANHAHVDFDKVWVDSDRDYWMTAVEAKDYGMIDEVLVRKPVSE
- a CDS encoding Crp/Fnr family transcriptional regulator; translation: MNKTELSLRFPVIKLGATCFANLSDEKLRELEAHKRQITFQKGDIINKQGSFAPSVMFILHGFVKEFIEGISGRNTNLRIVGQGDFIALSGLFNNKVSNYSAMALGPVTLCLFDREYLLQLIQENPSVSFQLIHRYSELENSFFSLLHTHLYKQMHGKMARALLYLDSFRTDESNVFEFMSRKDIAEFASISTENAIRVLKSFESDNLIEVKDREIHILNPQALEVIYQKG
- a CDS encoding DUF2892 domain-containing protein; its protein translation is MKERIIRFVAGTLVLTGVLLAYFVAIEWLFLAGFVGFNLFQSSITKFCPLEKLLDLFIKDE
- the tig gene encoding trigger factor, with amino-acid sequence MNVSLQNIDKVSALLTVKLEKADYQEQVDKSLKSFRQKAQVPGFRKGMVPASLVKKMYGKSVVAEEVNKLLSEKVYGYIKENELNILGEPMPNEDKQPVVDFDTMEDFEFLFDIALAPEFKAEVSAKDKVDYYTVDVTAEMVDKQVKAYTQRSGRYDQVDVYQENDMLKGLIAELDENGNTKEAGIQVEGAVLMPSYIKNDTQKAIFANAKVNDVLVFNPNAAYDGHDTEIASLLKIEKEAAAKIKADFSFQIAEITRFVEGELNQEIFDQVLGKDVVTTEEEFRAKVKESIAAQFVADSDYKFLIDVRKNLLEKLGKIEFPTALLKRIMLLNNPDKGESFVDENYDNSIEELTWHLAKEQLVKEFDIKVEQNDVLQMAKDATKAQFAQYGMLTVPDDLLDNYAQEMLKKKESIDGLVSRVVDTKLSVALKDKVTLENKVVSLEDFSQLFK